The proteins below come from a single Stutzerimonas stutzeri RCH2 genomic window:
- a CDS encoding adenine phosphoribosyltransferase: MIFDEFSIKTLIRPVPDFPRPGVVFRDITPLFQSPKALRMVADSFIQRYVEAEFTHIGALDARGFLVGSILAYELNKPLVLFRKQGKLPADVLSQAYCTEYGEAHLEIHADSLCEGDSVLLFDDLIATGGTLIAAAQLVRRMRAHIHEAAAIIDLPELGGSQKLQDMGIPTFTLTAFALSDR, translated from the coding sequence ATGATCTTCGATGAGTTCAGCATCAAGACCTTGATACGCCCGGTGCCGGATTTCCCCCGTCCAGGCGTGGTATTCCGTGACATAACACCGCTGTTCCAATCACCGAAAGCGCTGCGCATGGTTGCCGACAGCTTTATTCAGCGCTACGTTGAAGCCGAGTTCACGCATATCGGCGCCCTTGACGCCCGCGGCTTTCTGGTTGGCTCGATTCTCGCGTACGAACTGAACAAGCCACTGGTCCTCTTCCGCAAGCAGGGCAAGCTGCCGGCGGATGTGCTGTCCCAGGCGTATTGCACCGAATACGGAGAGGCTCATCTCGAGATTCATGCCGACAGCCTGTGCGAGGGTGATTCGGTGCTGCTGTTCGATGACCTGATCGCCACGGGTGGCACTCTCATCGCCGCTGCGCAACTGGTCCGACGCATGCGCGCGCACATACACGAAGCGGCTGCGATCATTGACCTGCCAGAACTGGGCGGGTCGCAAAAGCTCCAGGATATGGGCATTCCCACCTTTACCCTGACCGCCTTTGCCTTGAGCGACCGCTAA
- a CDS encoding SCO family protein, which yields MFTMLQRSLLILALACVSPSFASDRDTLLDQANLLLLPRERAIPEFELVDQDGQPFTSASLQERWHILFFGFTACPDICPTTLSDMRRLLSQLPADTRERVQLVLLSADPARDTPQQLKTYLSYYRAGFVGVTGDMDQLQKLSKALGLPFVPASETEGDYSVSHSGNLALVAPNGSLRGHIRAPLKLDGLREMLPQVLDKER from the coding sequence GTGTTTACGATGCTTCAGCGCAGCCTGCTCATCCTTGCTCTGGCTTGCGTCTCGCCCTCCTTCGCATCTGATCGCGACACACTGCTGGATCAGGCAAACCTCCTGCTACTGCCGCGCGAACGCGCCATACCCGAATTTGAGCTGGTCGATCAGGATGGCCAGCCATTCACCAGCGCGTCACTCCAGGAGCGCTGGCACATTCTATTTTTCGGCTTTACGGCGTGCCCTGACATCTGCCCCACTACCTTGAGCGACATGCGCCGGCTGCTAAGCCAGCTGCCCGCCGACACCCGCGAGCGGGTGCAGCTGGTATTGCTCAGTGCCGATCCTGCGCGCGATACACCGCAACAATTGAAGACCTACTTGAGCTACTACCGTGCAGGCTTCGTTGGCGTGACCGGAGACATGGACCAGTTGCAAAAGCTGTCCAAAGCCCTGGGGCTCCCCTTCGTTCCAGCCAGCGAAACTGAGGGCGATTACAGTGTCAGCCATAGCGGCAACCTGGCTTTGGTGGCACCGAATGGCAGTTTGCGCGGGCACATTCGCGCGCCATTGAAGCTGGATGGGTTGCGCGAGATGTTGCCGCAGGTACTAGACAAAGAGCGCTGA
- the fnr gene encoding fumarate/nitrate reduction transcriptional regulator Fnr, which yields MSESIKVRAQRQAHCKDCSLSGLCLPLSLNMHDMDALDDIVKRGRPLKKGETLFRQGDVFSSVFAVRSGALRTFSVTDGGEEQITGFHLPSELVGLSGMDTESYPVTAQALETTSVCEIPFERLDELSVLLPQLRRQLMRIMSREIRDDQQMMLLLSKKTADERIATFLINLSARFSARGFSANQFRLPMSRNEIGNYLGLAVETVSRVFTRFQQNGLLEAEGKEVRILDSIGLCALAGGAMDV from the coding sequence ATGTCCGAATCGATCAAGGTCCGTGCGCAGCGGCAAGCCCATTGCAAGGATTGCAGCCTTTCCGGGCTCTGCCTGCCCCTGTCACTGAACATGCACGACATGGACGCTTTGGATGACATCGTCAAGCGTGGCCGTCCGCTGAAAAAAGGTGAAACCCTATTCCGTCAGGGTGACGTTTTCAGTTCTGTATTCGCGGTACGCTCCGGTGCGCTGCGTACCTTTAGCGTGACCGATGGCGGCGAGGAGCAAATCACCGGCTTCCATCTGCCTAGTGAGCTGGTGGGGTTGTCCGGCATGGATACCGAAAGCTATCCGGTCACGGCCCAGGCACTGGAAACCACCTCAGTCTGCGAGATTCCCTTCGAGCGTCTCGACGAGCTGAGCGTGCTGCTGCCGCAGTTGCGTCGTCAGCTCATGCGCATCATGAGCCGGGAAATCCGCGACGATCAGCAAATGATGCTACTGCTGTCGAAAAAAACCGCCGATGAGCGCATTGCGACCTTCCTGATCAACCTCTCTGCGCGCTTCAGTGCAAGGGGTTTCTCGGCGAACCAGTTCCGCCTGCCCATGTCACGCAACGAGATTGGCAATTACCTGGGTCTGGCAGTCGAAACCGTCTCGCGCGTGTTCACCCGGTTTCAGCAGAACGGCTTGCTCGAGGCCGAAGGCAAGGAGGTACGCATCCTCGATTCCATCGGTCTGTGCGCCCTTGCCGGCGGCGCCATGGACGTCTGA